One region of Primulina tabacum isolate GXHZ01 chromosome 17, ASM2559414v2, whole genome shotgun sequence genomic DNA includes:
- the LOC142531328 gene encoding uncharacterized protein LOC142531328 has protein sequence MALRVGTKLMERRCFALFLVFLSCFTRLLSASPGDADPIYQECVEKCEKTGCAGEKCFQHCNFSSDGNSIDGPWYLQEPLYVQWKQWDCLGDCRYHCMLSREEERQKLGYQPSKYHGKWPFRRIYGIQEPVSMALSALNLAVQFHGWVSFFILVNYKLALRPNKTTYYEYTGLWHIYAIIAMNAWFWSAVFHARDVDLTEKLDYSSAVALLGYSLFLAIIRAFSVRVEAARVMVAAPVFAFVATHILYVNFYQFDYGFNMIVCVAMAVLQLVVWAIWAGTTNHPSRWKIWGVVFGGALAVMLELYDFPPYSGLVDAHAIWHATMIPLTYLWWSFVRDDSEFRTLVLTKKTK, from the exons ATGGCGCTAAGGGTGGGCACGAAGCTGATGGAACGACGTTGCTTTGCTCTTTTCTTGGTATTCCTCTCGTGCTTTACAAGATTGCTCAGCGCGAGCCCTGGTGATGCTGATCCGATTTACCA GGAATGTGTCGAGAAATGTGAGAAGACCGGATGCGCGGGGGAGAAATGCTTTCAACACTGTAATTTTTCCTCAGATGGAAACAGTATTGATGGCCCATGGTATCTGCAGGAGCCACTTTATGTACAGTGGAAGCAATGGGACTGCCTTGGTGACTGCCGTTACCACTGCATGCTCTCTAGAGAAGAAGAGAGACAGAAACTTGGATACCAGCCTTCTAAGTACCATGGGAAATGGCCATTTCGGCGTATTTATGGAATTCAG GAACCAGTTTCTATGGCTCTCTCTGCTCTTAATCTTGCTGTTCAGTTCCATGGATGGGTGTCCTTTTTTATCCTTGTAAATTACAAACTAGCATTGAGGCCAAACAAGACCACTTATTATGAATATACAGGCTTGTGGCATATTTACGCCATTATTGCGATGAATGCCTGGTTTTGGAGTGCGGTTTTCCACGCTAG AGATGTAGATTTGACAGAGAAGCTTGACTACTCGTCTGCGGTGGCATTACTTGGATACTCTCTTTTTCTAGCCATAATAAGAGCTTTCAGTGTGAGAGTCGAGGCTGCCAGAGTCATGGTTGCGGCTCCTGTTTTTGCTTTTGTGGCAACCCATATCTTATATGTAAACTTCTATCAGTTTGACTACG GATTCAACATGATAGTCTGTGTGGCAATGGCCGTGCTTCAGCTCGTTGTGTGGGCTATCTGGGCCGGAACTACTAATCACCCCTCACGTTGGAAGATTTGGGGTGTCGTGTTTGGAGGTGCGCTAGCCGTGATGTTAGAGTTGTACGACTTCCCACCATACTCAGGACTTGTGGATGCTCATGCTATCTGGCATGCAACCATGATACCCCTTACTTATTTGTGGTGGAGTTTTGTTAGGGATGACAGTGAGTTCCGAACTTTGGTTCTCACCAAGAAGACAAAATAA